A genomic window from Salvia splendens isolate huo1 chromosome 11, SspV2, whole genome shotgun sequence includes:
- the LOC121756526 gene encoding serine/threonine-protein kinase PEPKR2-like, with the protein MECLGKKRKGAEISEGLRDDSEEATQLAYRWSHLSLGDYSRRKKKCREGVVSKIDSHRSVIKGVATAPACGAASLELPGRGLKRKIGCIDAVTRLGRKKKISQDYELDKTIGKGKFGSVVLCRSKATGEEFACKTLRKGEEVVHREVEIMQHLSGHPGVVTLKAVYEDSESFYLVMELCSGGRLLDEMSREGMHSERKAANVIKELMLAVRYCHEMGVVHRDIKPENILMTSSGQMKLADFGLAVRILDGQRLSGIVGSPAYVAPEVLVGDYSEKVDIWSAGVLLHALLVGVLPFQGDSLETVFEAIKKDKLDFIGGSWESVSRPARDLLSKMLTRSTSTRFTANEVLKHPWISFYTEPILKTYSDGPSNSNARLTSRKLTCIRAKELERKRTMSSNHLNDDSSSSEVGGGGESGDLVDMLAVAISRVEISEAKRSRICSPSREIRQECSSNLKTSNLCTAF; encoded by the exons ATGGAGTGTTtggggaagaagaggaagggaGCTGAGATCTCGGAAGGGTTACGGGATGATTCTGAAGAGGCGACTCAGTTGGCGTATCGGTGGTCACATTTGTCGCTTGGGGACTATTCGAGGAGGAAAAAGAAATGTAGGGAGGGGGTGGTGTCAAAAATTGATTCACATAGGAGTGTTATTAAAGGAGTTGCTACTGCCCCGGCTTGTGGGGCTGCAAGCTTGGAGTTGCCGGGCAGGGGTCTTAAGCGGAAAATCGGTTGTATTGATGCAGTTACTAGGTTGGgtaggaagaagaagatttccCAGGATTACGAGCTGGATAAGACGATAGGGAAGGGAAAGTTTGGATCGGTGGTGTTGTGTCGGAGCAAGGCGACTGGGGAGGAGTTTGCGTGCAAGACTTTGCGGAAGGGGGAGGAGGTTGTGCATCGCGAAGTGGAGATTATGCAGCACCTTTCTGGGCATCCGGGGGTTGTGACGCTGAAGGCTGTGTATGAGGATAGTGAGTCGTTTTATCTTGTGATGGAACTTTGTTCTGGAGGTCGTTTGCTCGATGAAATGTCTCGAGAAGGGATGCATTCTGAAAGAAAAGCTGCTAATGTGATTAAGGAGTTGATGCTGGCTGTACGGTACTGCCATGAGATGGGTGTGGTTCACCGGGACATTAAGCCCGAGAATATTCTCATGACATCCTCTGGACAAATGAAGCTTGCTGACTTTGGATTAGCTGTGAGGATCTTAGACG GTCAGAGACTGTCTGGCATTGTTGGGAGTCCTGCTTATGTTGCTCCGGAAGTTCTGGTGGGTGATTACTCAGAGAAAGTGGATATATGGAGTGCTGGCGTTCTTCTTCACGCACTTTTAGTCGGCGTTCTTCCATTTCAAGGTGATTCTTTGGAGACAGTGTTTGAGGCTATTAAGAAAGACAAACTTGATTTTATTGGTGGTAGTTGGGAGTCTGTTTCACGACCTGCTCGTGATCTTCTCTCCAAAATGTTGACCAGAAGTACATCAACAAGGTTTACAGCTAACGAGGTTTTAA AACATCCATGGATTTCTTTCTACACCGAACCAATACTAAAGACTTATTCTGACGGACCAAGTAACAGCAACGCGAGGCTGACTTCAAGGAAACTAACTTGTATTCGAGCTAAAGAGTTGGAGAGAAAACGGACAATGTCATCTAACCATCTCAATGACGACTCTAGCTCGAGTGAAGTAGGTGGTGGCGGGGAGAGTGGCGATTTGGTTGACATGTTAGCTGTGGCCATTTCACGCGTCGAGATATCGGAGGCGAAGCGTAGCAGGATATGCAGCCCCTCGAGGGAGATCCGGCAGGAGTGCTCCTCTAACTTGAAGACTAGCAACCTCTGTACAGCATTCTGA